A single region of the Azospirillum brasilense genome encodes:
- a CDS encoding GlxA family transcriptional regulator, whose translation MPDAPVRDASSPTDPRLRIGFVLLDQFTLTAFSGLIDAVRLAADLGGRSRQIDASWTVMSVGAQPRRSSCGVLVTPNSDLLAPAPFDYVAVCGGNDYRNEVPGPVTAYLRTVAAQRVRLLGICTGTFAIARAGLVGTRRVCVHWNVLDTFRERFPAANASVDHLFIDEGDLITCAGSTAAIDLGLYLVARHCGGQKARQAVRHMMLQDIRPGALPQAHFYANLDGVTDARVRQATHFIEQRLDSPPSVEAIARYVGVSARQLERSFQAALGISPSAFQRRLRLDYGRWLLEHTRRTITEIAFDCGFADAAHFSRDFKTQFGEMPSRARKGKGGVT comes from the coding sequence ATGCCGGACGCCCCCGTCCGCGACGCCTCGTCCCCCACCGATCCCCGGTTGCGCATCGGCTTCGTGCTTCTCGACCAGTTCACGCTGACGGCCTTCTCCGGGTTGATCGACGCCGTGCGGCTCGCCGCCGACCTCGGCGGACGCAGCCGGCAGATCGACGCGAGCTGGACGGTGATGAGCGTCGGCGCGCAGCCGCGCCGGTCGAGCTGCGGCGTGCTGGTGACGCCCAACAGCGACCTGCTTGCCCCGGCGCCCTTCGATTACGTGGCGGTGTGCGGGGGCAACGATTACCGGAACGAGGTGCCGGGGCCGGTGACCGCCTATCTGCGCACGGTGGCGGCGCAGCGGGTGCGGCTTCTCGGCATCTGCACCGGCACCTTCGCCATCGCGCGCGCCGGCCTCGTCGGCACGCGCCGCGTCTGCGTCCACTGGAACGTTCTGGACACCTTCCGCGAGCGTTTCCCGGCCGCCAACGCCTCGGTGGACCATCTCTTCATCGACGAGGGCGACCTGATCACCTGCGCCGGATCGACGGCGGCCATCGACCTCGGCCTCTACCTCGTCGCGCGGCACTGCGGCGGGCAGAAGGCGCGGCAGGCCGTCCGCCACATGATGCTTCAGGACATCCGCCCCGGCGCGCTGCCGCAGGCGCATTTCTACGCCAACCTCGACGGCGTGACCGACGCCCGCGTCCGTCAGGCGACGCATTTCATCGAGCAGCGGCTGGACTCCCCGCCCTCCGTCGAGGCCATCGCCCGCTACGTCGGGGTCAGCGCCCGGCAGCTCGAACGCTCCTTCCAGGCGGCGCTGGGCATCTCGCCGTCGGCCTTCCAGCGCCGGCTGCGGCTGGATTACGGGCGCTGGCTTCTGGAGCACACGCGCCGCACCATCACCGAGATCGCCTTCGACTGCGGCTTCGCCGACGCCGCCCAT
- a CDS encoding ABC transporter substrate-binding protein, producing MTHTRAATRTVSRFAALTAVLAAGVSLYALPAAAQGEIRVAWYGGNWGEAFRTCVAEPFTKATGVRVVPEIGTSTVTFAKLQQQKDAPTLDVAYMDGGISEMAQAAGVLDAIDPTGVPNLAKALPEAIYKADGSIFAAGSGYYSLGLTYNTKEIKTPPTSWNDLWKPEFADTVTIPSPANSSGVPFVMFLNRMWGNPPGDLSKTFEKLKTLKAALYFDSSGAASNAYQSGEAIIGAHFNVGAWDLADKGLPIGFVVPKEGVWATDARLHLVKNAPHKADAQRFIDTALTPEASACLAEKLYLGPAVQNVSVSPDVERKLPWGVGGSVKNLKLFNWADINRDRAAITDAWNRELARQ from the coding sequence ATGACCCATACGCGCGCCGCCACCCGCACCGTCTCACGCTTTGCCGCCCTGACCGCCGTCCTGGCGGCCGGGGTCTCCCTGTACGCCCTGCCGGCCGCGGCCCAGGGCGAGATCCGCGTCGCCTGGTACGGCGGCAACTGGGGCGAGGCGTTCCGCACCTGCGTCGCGGAGCCCTTCACCAAGGCGACCGGCGTCCGCGTCGTGCCGGAGATCGGCACCTCGACCGTGACCTTCGCCAAGCTGCAGCAGCAGAAGGACGCGCCGACGCTCGACGTCGCCTACATGGACGGCGGCATCAGCGAGATGGCGCAGGCGGCGGGCGTGCTGGACGCCATCGACCCGACGGGCGTGCCGAACCTGGCGAAGGCGTTGCCGGAGGCGATCTACAAGGCGGACGGGTCGATCTTCGCCGCCGGTTCCGGCTACTACTCGCTGGGCCTGACCTACAACACCAAGGAGATCAAGACCCCGCCGACCTCGTGGAACGACCTGTGGAAGCCGGAGTTCGCGGACACGGTGACGATCCCGTCGCCGGCCAACTCCTCCGGCGTGCCCTTTGTCATGTTCCTGAACCGCATGTGGGGCAACCCGCCGGGCGACCTGTCGAAGACCTTCGAGAAGCTGAAGACGCTGAAGGCGGCGCTCTACTTCGACAGCTCGGGGGCGGCGAGCAACGCCTACCAGAGCGGCGAGGCGATCATCGGCGCGCATTTCAACGTCGGCGCCTGGGATCTGGCCGACAAGGGCCTGCCCATCGGCTTCGTCGTTCCGAAGGAAGGCGTCTGGGCCACCGACGCGCGCCTGCATCTGGTCAAGAACGCGCCGCACAAGGCCGACGCCCAGCGCTTCATCGACACCGCGCTGACCCCGGAGGCGTCGGCCTGTCTGGCGGAGAAGCTCTATCTCGGCCCGGCGGTGCAGAACGTGTCGGTGTCGCCGGACGTCGAGCGCAAGCTGCCCTGGGGCGTCGGCGGGTCGGTCAAGAACCTCAAGCTCTTCAACTGGGCGGACATCAACCGGGACCGCGCGGCGATCACCGACGCCTGGAACCGCGAACTCGCCCGCCAGTGA
- a CDS encoding ABC transporter ATP-binding protein yields MSATPKPDALLSIRSIDKHFGTYHALRDVSLDVAHGEFVALLGPSGCGKTTLLRCIAGFLSPDSGTIRIGGEDVTRLPPHRRPLNTVFQHYALFPHLSILDNVAYGPRRHGVPRGEAVERAREALELVGLDSAAGRYPRELSGGQQQRVALARAFVNRPKLLLLDEPLSALDLKLRKRMQIELKHLQEKLGIAFVFVTHDQEEAMSMANRIVVMNRGVIEQVGDGRAIYTRPASRFVADFIGEANLLPGTAEGDAGVRLAVGSALLPHLGADTRQQYTAVLRPEHVELLNQPEAPGLITDQGFVEDVIDTGGQTVVTVRVGEHLLASRRLGMAGEGLNPGAPVFVGFRPGHVHIIAEPATHRSGP; encoded by the coding sequence ATGTCCGCGACGCCCAAGCCCGACGCCCTGCTCTCCATCCGCTCCATCGACAAGCATTTCGGCACATACCATGCGCTGAGGGACGTGTCGCTGGATGTGGCCCATGGCGAGTTCGTCGCCCTGCTGGGGCCGAGCGGCTGCGGCAAGACGACCCTGCTGCGCTGCATCGCCGGCTTCCTCTCCCCCGATTCCGGGACCATCCGGATCGGCGGGGAGGACGTGACGCGGCTGCCGCCGCACCGGCGCCCGCTGAACACGGTGTTCCAGCATTACGCCTTGTTCCCGCATCTGAGCATCCTCGACAACGTGGCCTACGGGCCGCGCCGTCACGGGGTGCCGCGGGGCGAGGCGGTGGAGCGCGCCCGCGAGGCGCTGGAGCTGGTCGGGCTGGACTCCGCGGCGGGCCGCTACCCGCGGGAGCTGTCGGGCGGCCAGCAGCAGCGCGTCGCCCTGGCGCGGGCCTTCGTCAACCGCCCGAAGCTCCTCCTGCTCGACGAGCCGCTGAGCGCGCTCGACCTGAAGCTGCGCAAGCGGATGCAGATCGAGCTGAAGCATCTCCAGGAGAAGCTCGGCATCGCCTTCGTGTTCGTGACCCACGACCAGGAGGAGGCGATGAGCATGGCGAACCGCATCGTCGTCATGAACCGCGGCGTGATCGAGCAGGTGGGCGACGGGCGGGCCATCTACACCCGCCCGGCCAGCCGCTTCGTCGCCGACTTCATCGGCGAGGCCAACCTGCTGCCGGGAACGGCGGAGGGCGACGCCGGGGTGCGTCTGGCGGTGGGGTCGGCGCTGCTGCCCCACCTCGGCGCCGACACGCGGCAACAATACACCGCGGTGCTGCGGCCCGAGCATGTCGAGCTGCTGAACCAGCCGGAGGCGCCGGGCCTGATCACCGACCAGGGCTTCGTCGAGGACGTCATCGACACCGGCGGGCAGACCGTCGTGACGGTGCGCGTCGGCGAGCATCTGCTGGCCAGCCGCCGGCTGGGCATGGCGGGGGAGGGGCTGAATCCGGGGGCGCCGGTCTTCGTCGGCTTCCGTCCGGGGCACGTCCACATCATCGCCGAGCCGGCCACCCACCGGTCCGGACCATGA
- a CDS encoding ABC transporter permease: MSAAMNRALPLLAAPVAFFAAFFAVPMIVVVSSSLMAGGVPSLGNYARVLFDQYHWDVLAATFRIAGLTTVACALLGYPLAYYLVRVVKSRALRRTCVILLVLPLFTSNIVRSFGWMVLLGRNGLVNDALVGVGILDRPMRFLGTELGIVIGLVYILLPFIVLAVGNALAAVDPALEDASSDLGATPFDTFRTVTFPLCLPGLMSGIIMVFTLAVSAYVTPALLSGGKITVFPMLIFQQYSTVFDVNYGGALSMTLLVMTLVLVGLAGWIGNAGASATGRKAQ, encoded by the coding sequence ATGAGCGCCGCCATGAACCGAGCCTTGCCCCTGCTGGCGGCCCCGGTCGCCTTCTTCGCCGCCTTCTTCGCTGTCCCGATGATCGTGGTCGTGTCGTCCAGCCTGATGGCGGGCGGCGTGCCGTCCCTCGGCAACTACGCGCGGGTGCTGTTCGACCAGTATCACTGGGACGTGCTGGCGGCGACCTTCCGCATCGCCGGGCTGACCACGGTGGCCTGCGCGCTGCTCGGCTATCCGCTGGCCTATTATCTGGTGCGGGTGGTCAAGTCGCGGGCGCTGCGGCGGACCTGCGTCATCCTGCTGGTGCTGCCGCTGTTCACCAGCAACATCGTCCGCTCCTTCGGCTGGATGGTGCTGCTGGGACGCAACGGCCTCGTCAACGACGCGCTGGTCGGGGTCGGCATCCTGGACCGCCCGATGCGCTTCCTCGGCACCGAGCTGGGCATCGTGATCGGGCTGGTCTACATCCTGCTGCCCTTCATCGTGCTGGCGGTCGGCAACGCTCTGGCCGCGGTGGACCCGGCGCTGGAGGACGCCTCCTCCGACCTCGGCGCCACGCCCTTCGACACCTTCCGGACGGTCACCTTTCCGCTCTGCCTGCCGGGGCTGATGTCGGGGATCATCATGGTCTTCACCCTGGCGGTCAGCGCCTACGTCACGCCGGCCCTGCTCAGCGGCGGCAAGATCACGGTCTTCCCCATGCTGATCTTCCAGCAGTACAGCACGGTCTTCGACGTGAACTACGGCGGCGCGCTCAGCATGACGCTGCTGGTCATGACGCTGGTCCTGGTCGGTCTGGCCGGCTGGATCGGCAACGCCGGGGCCAGCGCAACGGGGAGGAAAGCCCAATGA
- a CDS encoding ABC transporter permease produces MIARLLLRVVSWSVMAYLILPLLVIVGSSFTATSYLAFPPQGLTLDWYGRMLGDTSYLAAFGTSTLLALVATAAALLLGVPAALAIARCEFPGKKFLLSLLMSPLVLPHVVLGAALLQYCAALGLMRSFTALLVGHIVIIMPFVLRSVLPQLTPEQRALEEASADLGARPMETFFLVTLPQIRSGLASGAIFAFISSWINVELSIFNTTAEMTTIPVKLFNYVQYTIDPVIAAVSSITIGVAALAIIILDLTVGLHLLSDRR; encoded by the coding sequence ATGATCGCACGGCTTCTTCTGCGGGTGGTGTCCTGGTCGGTCATGGCCTACCTGATCCTGCCGCTTCTGGTCATCGTCGGTTCCTCCTTCACCGCCACCAGCTACCTCGCCTTCCCGCCGCAGGGGCTGACGCTCGACTGGTACGGGCGGATGCTCGGCGACACCTCCTATCTGGCGGCTTTCGGCACCAGCACCCTGCTGGCCCTGGTCGCCACGGCGGCGGCCCTGCTGCTCGGCGTTCCGGCGGCGCTGGCCATCGCCCGCTGCGAGTTTCCGGGCAAGAAGTTCCTGCTGTCGCTGCTGATGTCGCCGCTGGTCCTGCCGCACGTCGTGCTGGGTGCCGCCCTGCTGCAATACTGCGCGGCGCTGGGGCTGATGCGAAGCTTCACGGCGCTGCTGGTCGGGCACATCGTCATCATCATGCCCTTCGTCCTGCGCTCCGTCCTGCCGCAGCTGACGCCGGAGCAGCGGGCGCTGGAGGAGGCCTCCGCCGACCTGGGCGCCCGCCCGATGGAGACCTTCTTCCTGGTCACGCTGCCGCAGATCCGCAGCGGCCTGGCGAGCGGCGCGATCTTCGCCTTCATCTCCTCCTGGATCAACGTCGAGCTGAGCATCTTCAACACCACGGCGGAGATGACGACCATCCCGGTCAAGCTCTTCAACTACGTCCAGTACACGATCGACCCGGTCATCGCCGCGGTGTCCTCCATCACCATCGGCGTGGCGGCCCTGGCGATCATCATCCTCGACCTCACCGTCGGGCTGCATCTTCTGTCGGACCGGCGCTGA
- a CDS encoding proline racemase family protein, with protein sequence MRMQDAFDVLYTHTEGEPLCIIHSGIPYPAGSSILEKRQFLETHYDWLREALMREPRGHKDMFGVFLTPPSGPDYDAGLIYIDGTQYSHMCGHGTIAVAMAMVANGLVRRGENGRTTIRFETTAGLVVAEVAHEGDRVLWTKFENVPAYVAAQDVEFELPEIGPLKADIVWGGNYFGIIDLTGTSLRIGAENGTALSHYGILAREQLRQKVAIQHPASAHINNFNFVTFWHEPTIEGAFYKNVHVFSAGQLDRSPGGTGTSAMMAMFEARGKMAIGDTIRSEGLLGTGTFEGSLLGETRLNGVRAVRPTVKGTASILGTARWVIDRNDPVGAGFLVA encoded by the coding sequence ATGCGCATGCAAGACGCATTCGATGTCCTGTACACCCACACCGAGGGCGAGCCGCTCTGCATCATCCACAGCGGCATCCCCTATCCGGCCGGTTCCAGCATCCTGGAGAAGCGCCAGTTCCTGGAAACCCATTACGACTGGCTGCGCGAAGCCCTGATGCGCGAGCCGCGCGGCCACAAGGACATGTTCGGCGTCTTCCTGACCCCGCCGTCCGGCCCGGACTACGACGCCGGCCTGATCTACATCGACGGCACCCAGTATTCGCACATGTGCGGCCACGGCACGATCGCCGTCGCCATGGCGATGGTCGCCAACGGCCTCGTCCGCCGCGGCGAGAACGGACGCACCACCATCCGCTTCGAGACCACCGCCGGCCTCGTCGTCGCCGAGGTGGCCCATGAGGGCGACCGGGTGCTGTGGACCAAGTTCGAGAACGTCCCGGCCTACGTCGCCGCGCAGGACGTGGAGTTCGAGCTGCCGGAGATCGGCCCGCTGAAGGCCGACATCGTGTGGGGCGGCAACTACTTCGGCATCATCGACCTGACCGGCACCTCGCTGCGCATCGGGGCGGAGAACGGCACCGCCCTGTCGCATTACGGCATCCTGGCGCGCGAGCAGCTCCGCCAGAAGGTGGCGATCCAGCACCCGGCGTCGGCGCACATCAACAACTTCAACTTCGTGACCTTCTGGCACGAGCCGACCATCGAGGGCGCCTTCTACAAGAACGTCCACGTCTTCAGCGCCGGCCAGCTCGACCGTTCGCCGGGCGGCACCGGCACCAGCGCGATGATGGCGATGTTCGAGGCGCGCGGGAAGATGGCGATCGGCGACACCATCCGCTCCGAGGGCCTGCTCGGCACCGGCACCTTCGAGGGCAGCCTGCTCGGCGAGACCCGCCTGAACGGCGTGCGCGCCGTGCGCCCGACCGTCAAGGGCACGGCCAGCATTCTCGGCACCGCCCGCTGGGTCATCGACCGCAACGATCCGGTCGGCGCCGGCTTCCTGGTCGCCTGA
- a CDS encoding GntR family transcriptional regulator produces MAESAGALAPQWDNGLGGGSNRAADRAYRFIREGILASRWPPGAHLREQELAELTGVSRTPVREALRRLSADGLLQLVPNLGAKVNAWTIQDLDEIFGLRATLESQVAGLAASRAEPHHLVELGALCDAMEAVVGDGEAVDFSRITPLNDRFHGLLIDIAGDRRLGQMIRQVVEMPLVLRTFARYSRRDLARSMNHHREIVEALTARDGEWASSVMRAHVRAGRAVFTVPKTE; encoded by the coding sequence ATGGCGGAGAGCGCCGGGGCTCTGGCGCCCCAATGGGACAACGGCCTTGGTGGCGGCTCGAACCGCGCCGCCGACCGCGCTTATCGCTTCATTCGGGAAGGCATCCTGGCCAGCCGCTGGCCGCCGGGCGCCCATCTGCGCGAGCAGGAGCTGGCCGAGCTGACCGGGGTCAGCCGCACCCCGGTGCGGGAGGCCCTGCGCCGCCTGTCCGCCGACGGGCTGCTGCAGCTCGTCCCCAACCTCGGCGCCAAGGTGAACGCCTGGACGATTCAGGACCTCGACGAGATTTTCGGGCTGCGCGCGACGCTGGAAAGCCAGGTGGCCGGCCTCGCCGCCAGCCGCGCGGAGCCGCACCATCTTGTCGAGCTGGGGGCGCTGTGCGACGCGATGGAGGCGGTGGTGGGGGACGGCGAGGCGGTGGATTTCTCACGCATCACGCCGCTGAACGACCGCTTCCACGGCCTGCTGATCGACATCGCCGGGGATCGGCGCCTGGGCCAGATGATCCGGCAGGTGGTGGAGATGCCGCTGGTTCTGCGGACCTTCGCCCGCTACAGCCGGCGCGACCTCGCCCGCAGCATGAACCACCACCGCGAGATCGTCGAAGCCCTGACCGCCCGCGACGGGGAATGGGCGTCGTCGGTGATGCGCGCCCATGTGCGCGCCGGGCGGGCCGTCTTCACGGTCCCGAAAACCGAGTGA
- a CDS encoding isocitrate lyase/PEP mutase family protein produces MTTPAQRLKTALEAPGLHLMPCCFDALSARLIEQAGFRVSLMSGFAVSATRLGMPDTGLISFAEMLDQLRNVCQAAPGLLVIGDGDTGYGNAMNVQRTVRDYARAGAAAVLIEDQVSPKRCGHTKGKQVVGRAEARMKIRAAVDAARSGSDDILILARTDARAVHGFDAALERCQDFVEEGADIIFMEAPYDAAEMAAFCAGIDRPAMANMVRGGQTPILPPRELEALGFKLAAYPLTLMSAAIDAMRTALAAVADGRESQVAQADFEALKSLVGFPDYYEREQAYRAAE; encoded by the coding sequence GTGACGACACCCGCACAACGCCTGAAAACGGCGCTAGAGGCTCCCGGCCTTCACCTGATGCCCTGCTGTTTCGACGCGCTGTCGGCACGGCTGATCGAGCAGGCCGGTTTCCGCGTCAGCCTGATGAGCGGCTTCGCCGTCTCGGCCACCCGGCTGGGGATGCCGGACACCGGGCTGATCTCCTTCGCCGAGATGCTGGACCAGCTCCGCAACGTCTGTCAGGCGGCCCCCGGCCTGCTGGTGATCGGCGACGGCGATACCGGCTACGGCAACGCCATGAACGTGCAGCGCACCGTGCGCGACTACGCCCGCGCCGGGGCCGCCGCCGTCCTGATCGAGGATCAGGTCAGCCCCAAGCGTTGCGGCCACACCAAGGGCAAGCAGGTCGTCGGGCGGGCCGAGGCGCGCATGAAGATCCGCGCCGCCGTCGACGCCGCCCGGTCGGGCTCCGACGACATCCTGATCCTGGCGCGGACGGACGCGCGCGCCGTGCACGGCTTCGACGCGGCGCTGGAGCGCTGCCAGGATTTCGTGGAGGAGGGCGCCGACATCATCTTCATGGAGGCCCCCTACGACGCGGCGGAGATGGCCGCCTTCTGCGCCGGGATCGACCGGCCGGCCATGGCGAACATGGTGCGCGGCGGCCAGACGCCGATTCTGCCGCCGCGCGAGCTGGAGGCGCTCGGCTTCAAGCTCGCCGCCTATCCGCTGACCCTGATGTCGGCGGCCATCGACGCTATGCGCACCGCCCTGGCCGCGGTGGCGGACGGGCGGGAGAGCCAGGTGGCCCAGGCCGATTTCGAGGCGCTGAAGTCCCTTGTCGGCTTCCCCGACTATTACGAGCGGGAACAGGCCTACCGGGCCGCCGAATGA